Below is a genomic region from Burkholderiales bacterium.
GATGGACGCAACGGGTAAGCAAATGCTCAGAGAAATCCCGCTGTTCGTGCCGCATCAGCGCATTGCAGAGGAGGCCCGGAAGCTGGGGCTCGCCGCTGCAGTGGTAACTGACGCGAGTGACGCCGGTCTTGTTAGGGGATTGATTGAATGGTTTTGGAGTAAAACAGGGTAATTAGCCATGACCGATAATTCGCAAACGGATATTCCGGCTGCTCCTGCAAAGTCAGAGAAAAAGCTCAATTTGGCACTCTTGACCTCGCTCGCCGTGGCGGCTCTCTTGGCGTGGCAATGGTTTGACACCCGCGACCAGATTTCAAAATTGCAGCAGGAGTCCGCAAAGCAGCTGGCCGACACCGTTGGCATCATCAAAGACAACCGCGCCATCGTCAAGGACAACCAGGACGCATTGCGCGAAATGCAGGTAAAGCTGGGTTTGTTGGAGAATAAACTCGTAGCATCGCAAAACCAGCAGGTTGCACTGCAAAGCCTGTATCAGCAGCTGTCTCGAAACAGCGACGAATGGGCATTTGCGGAAGTGGAGCAAATGCTGAATATTGCCAGCCAGCAATTACAACTGGCGGGCAATGTTAAAAGTGCGCTGGCCGCCCTGCAAATGGCGGACGCCCGCCTGCAACGCATCGACCGGCCGGAGCTTATTCCGCTGCGCAAGATCATCAACACCGACATCGAGCTCCTTAAGGCAGTGCCCAACGTGGATGCCGTGGCAATAAGTGCGCGCCTTGACCACCTGATATACAGCGTGGACAGCATGCCGCTGGCAATGGATATACGCCCGCAAGCAAAACCATCCGCGGTGGGACCGGAAACTGCGCAAAACGCGTGGCTCAAATTCGCGCGCGAAATCTGGCAGGACATGAAACAGATGGTGCGCATTCAAAATACCGCAGAGCAGGAAATACCATTGCTGACGCCGGATCAGTCGTTTTTCCTGCGCCAGAATCTCAAGCTGCGCCTGTTAAGCGCGAGAGTCGCTTTGCTACTTCACGATGAGACCAGCTTCAAGTCCGACATTGATGCGGCGCAGAAATGGATTTCGCGTTATTTCGACAAGAATTCAGACGCGACTAAGGCCGCAATGGCCAGCCTCAACCAGTTGCAGGAAACCAGCGTTAGCATTGAGATTCCCAATATCTCGGCAAGCTTGGAAGCGGCGCGCAGCTTCACGCTGCATACCGAGAAGGCAGTGCAGTGAAGTTCTTGATCTGGATAGTACTGATCTTTGCCTTGGCCGTGGCTTTGACCGTGACCATCGGCTACGGCAATGGCTATGTGCTGCTGGTCTACTCTACTTATCGCGTCGAACTGTCGCTCAAGCTGGCGCTGCTATTATTGGTTGGCGCGTTTATTATTGCTTACGCACTGATTCGTCTGCTGGCGCAAACGCTGCGCATGCCGGCGCACGTGCGCGAGTACCGTGTGCGCCGACGCCGCGAAAAAGCTCGCGGCAGATTCAATGAAAGCTTGCGCATGTTTTTTGAGGGGCGTTATGCGAAGGCGGAAAAAGCTGCAGCAGCCGCTAACGAAATGGGGGAATCCCCGGCGCTGACTTCGCTGCTGGCGGCCCGCTCGGCGCACGCGCTGAAAGCGTTCGATAAGCGAGACACCTACCTGGACGAGGCCGAAAAGCAAGCGCCCGAGGAAAAAACAGCGCGGATGATGACGCAGGCTGAACTGCTGGTCGACGAACATCGCTACCAGGATGCGCTCGGCGTGCTGGCTGCTTTGAATGAAAGTGGCGGCACAAAGCATGTCGCTGCGCTGCGCTTGGAACTCGAGGCGCAGCAGCGCGTAAAAAACTGGGATCAAGTGCTGAACCTGGTCGGTCAGCTGGAAAAGCGTGGATTCTTCGACGTTGGTCAGGCGCAACAATTACGGTTGTATGCGACGCAGGAAAATCTCAAGCGGCATGCGAACGACATCGCAGAGCTCCAGGAATGCTGGCGCAGAATACCTGCGTCGGACAAGAAACTCGGCGGAGTTGCGGCTGCCGCCGCACGCTCTTTTATTGCCCTAGGTGCCTGCAGCATCGCGCAGGATATCATCGAGAGAAGCTTGGACTCGCAATGGGACAGCGATCTGGTGTACTTGTACTCAGAATGCCTTGGACAGGATACCTTGAAGCAGATTGAACGTGCCGAGACGCGGTTATTTGACCATCCCAATGACGCCCACCTGCTGTTAACGTTGGGCAGACTGTGCGCGTATCAGGAACTTTGGGGCAAGGCGCAAAGCTATCTGGAGGCCAGCATCGGAGTAGAGCCAACCGTCACGGCCCACCGGGAGCTCGCGATGCTGCACGAAAAAATCGGGCAAAACGAGGAAGCCGAAGCCCAATATCGGAAGAGCCTTGATCTGGCTGTGCGCCAGCTGCGGGATATTTCCGGCGGCAGGCGCAGGACGGTCCTTTAATTTTTTGAGACGGCGCCCGGATTCCACGGTACATCTAGGACGACTTGGGATCATTGGAGAAAGTAAACGAGTCGGAATAGAATTCCTCCAGCGTGAGATTGCGCATGGCAGTAAAGTCGCGGCGCGCGGCTTCCACCATGACCGGTGCGCCGCATGCATAAACCTGATAGGCACTCAAATCGCCAAAATCCTCCATTACCGCCTGATGCACCAGTCCGCTGCGCCCCTGCCAGCGGTCTTCCGATGGCGTTTCCGAGAGTACCGGAGTAAATCTAAAATTTTCGTGTTCCCGCTGCCATTGCTGCGGTAAGTGCAGCATGTATAGATCGGTCAGCTTGCGCGCGCCCCAATACAAGATCATCTCACGATGACTTTTCTTGTACAAGGCGTGCTCGATGATGCTCTTAATGGGAGCGAATCCGGTTCCGCTCGCGACAAAAATTATTGGTTTGTCTGAATCCTCGCGCAGAAAAAAGGTGCCTAGCGGGCCTTCGAAGCGCAAGATATCCCGCTCTTTCATTTTGCTGAACACGTAATCGGTGAACGCACCCCCCACGATATTGCGCACGTGCAGTTGCAGACACTCGTCGTCATGCGGTGGATTTGCCATTGAAAAACTCCGGCGCTTGCCTTCCTTCATGAGAATGTCAATGTACTGCCCGGCGAGGAACTGCAAGCGTTCGTTGGAGGGAAGCTTGAGGTAAAGCACCATTACGTCGTCCGCGGGCCGCTCCATTTTTTGCACCCGGCATGGCAGCCTCCTTATCTGTATGTCCTTGACCGCATTGATTTCGCGCGCTTCAATAACCAAATCGGTTTGCGGTTTGGCTTGGCAGAAGAGTGCCATGCCCGCGCGTTTTTCAGCCGCGCTAAGCGCGCTGTCCTGATAGACGCCGTAATCCACCTCGCCCTCGAGAATTCTGCCTTTGCATGAGCCACAGGCGCCGTTGCGGCAGCCGTACGGCAGGCCAAAACTTTGACGCAGCGCCGCTTCGAGTACGCTTTCATCGGGCTCTACCGCAAATACATGGTTGCTGGGTTTAATAGTGACTTGAAATGACATACAAATAACACTTAAGAGCCTCTAACATAATGAGACGGATTTGCGTTGCCGGCCAAAAAGCGATGAATGCGCGACGCGAGGCGCAACTCGGTCGGGACATCGAGTAAGCCGAGCAACAAAGCAGGCGCGCTTTTTGGTCGCAACCCGCGGGGACGGCGCGGATTTCGGCGCACGCCTTTGTCACTCGCCCGCTTATTGGAGAATAACCCAACGGCGCGGCTCGCTTCGCGGCCTGCATCCGAAACCGACGCCGTCGCACTATTCGTTTCATTATGTTAGAGGCTCTGAGGGCGGGGATACCACTGCATTACCGGATACCTTAAACTATTAGAAATGAGGCGGCTGTTGATTATAGGCTGCGGTGATGTCGCGCTGCGCATGGTGCGGAAGCTTCCCGCAGGCTACCGTGTTTATGCGCTTTCCCACTCCCCGCAGCGCTACCCCATATTGCGCGGATACCGCATCACGCCCATCCCCGGCAATCTTGACAACCCGGAAACGCTTGAGATGCTGGGCGGACTGGCGCAAGACGTGGTGCATTTTGCGCCGCCGCCAAGCCAAGGCACGCAAGACACACGCACCGCACATTTGCTTGCGGGGCTGGCAAAGGGAAAAATTTTACCACATCGACTCATCTACATCAGTACCAGTGGCGTGTATGGCGACTGCGACGGTGAAATCGTTCCCGAAACGCGCCCGTTGCGACCGCACACCCTGCGCGCCCAGCGCCGCTTGGATGCCGAACGCCGAGTCCGCGAATGGGGAAGGCGCAACCGTGTTTGTGTAAGCATCCTGCGCGTACCCGGAATCTATGCCAGCGACCGGCTGCCGCTTGAGCGCTTTAAAAACGGCACCCCGGCGTTGCTGCCCGAGCAGGATCCTTACAGCAATCATATTCACGCCGATGACCTGGCGCGCATCGTGATCGCATCGCTGCGATTCGGCAAACCGGGACGGGCGTATAACACCAGCGACGATTCGGAACTCCGAATGGGCGATTACTTCGACTTGGTGGCGGACCGTTTCGGTCTGCCGCGACCGGCGCGGGTTTCTTATGGTGAAATATGCCAAAATATCTCCGAGACGCTATTGTCGTTCATGTCGGAGTCGCGGCGTCTTGTCAACCGGCGCATGAAGCGCGAGTTGCAGGTGAAACTGCGCTACCCGATGGTGATCGATGGACTCGCCGCGGCAGAGCATAAAAGCGCCAGCAAGCTTGCGCAACCGATTTGGGAAACGCGCGATACCGCGCGATGAGAGAACCGCCTTTTACCAATGAAACCGATTATGACACGCAATGTCCTGATATGGCCGGTGCTACTGGCGCTGCTTGCAGGATGCACCGGAACCCCGGCTAAGCCTGCGCTTGAGCAAGTCTCTCTTGACCAGCATCTGCCCCTGCGCCTTGCGGTAGATATGACCCCTGAGGATCTCGCGTTGCAGACGCATCATTTCTACAACGTCTATGGATATTTTGAGACATACCAATGGACTATGGAAGGCAAGCTGGTACAACAGGCAGCGCTGACGGCTTTTGCGCCGCTCGCCAAGCAGGTTTTGCCGCGCAATGAGATGCCGGTGCCGGACCTCATAATCAAAGTTCACGGCAGGAGCGTATACAACCCCATGGCGCAGGTTTGGTACGTCGATGTTACTGCGAAGGGTTATCTGCCAAACGGTGACGAGATTGCTGCATTCCACGCCGAATCGCAAACTGGGGGCGTTACGGCTTTTTTCGAACAGGCGCTTCAAAGCACTTACGTTGCGGCGTTCCAGGACGTTGCGAGAAAGTTCGTGCAGAGTGGCACGTTGAACCTCGCGCTGCGCCAGCGCGCGGCGAACTAAAGCAGTATGCATTGCGCTGCTTCGAACACGCGGTGAAGTCGAATAAAACAACTGCATACGGGTTATCATGACCGAGGACGCAATATTGGTCTTGACCAATTTTCCAAATCGCGACGCGGCATTGGAGCTTGCGCATAAATTGGTCGAAGCGCGGCTTGCGGCCTGCGTTAACGTGATGGCGGAATGCACATCGGTCTACCGCTGGAAGGGCAAGATCGAGACGGCGCAGGAAGTTCCGGTATTTATCAAGACGCTTAAAGCGCATTTTCCGCGCCTTGAGCAAATGGTAAGACAGAGCCATCCCTACGAACTTCCAGAATTAGTCGCTGTCCCTATAAGCGACGGATTGAAGGCATACCTTGACTGGCTCGCTGTCGAGACACATTCGCTGACGATCACCGGCTGAACGTCCACCCTCCCCAAAATGCGCTTGCTGCTACTTTTGCTGATGCTGGTTTCGGCGTTTGCCCGCGCAAACGAACCGGAATTGCTGCAACCCGAGCAAGCGTTTCGGCTGTCGGCGCAGTGGGTGGACGCCAACGATATTAGAGTGCGCTACCGAATTGCTGAAGGCTATTATTTATACCGCAACAGGTTCAAATTCGAGGTGGAGCAAAATGATTTTTCCCTCGGCAAGCCGCAATTGCCCCCCGGCAAGGTACATCAGGATCCGTTTTTCGGTCGCGTTGAGACCTACCGCGGCGATTTGATTATCAATCTGCCCGTGCAGCAAACTGGATCTAACCGGATTCTAACGCTGAAAGCAGTCGCGCAGGGATGCGCCGATGCCGGTGTGTGCTATACGCCGCTTGTGCAGAACGTCAATCTGCAGCTCGGCGCGCAATACATGTCGGTCCCCGAGGGGGTCAACCCGCTTGCAGCTCTGCGAACGCCGCAAATATCTGCGAGCGTCCCGTCGCAAACTATAACCGCAATCGAATCACCGCTTGGCGACGAGTCGGCGCTAGCCGCAAAGCTTTTGCGCGGCGGCAGTTTCTGGCTCATTATTGCGAGCTTCTTCGGCTTTGGCCTGCTGTTGTCACTGACACCATGTGTATTTCCAATGATTCCGATACTTTCCGGAATAATCGTAGGCCAAAAACAACGAATGACCAAAAGGCGCGGCCTGGCACTTTCAGCCTTTTATGTGCTTGGAGTAGCGCTTACCTATGCGATAGCCGGAGTGGCGGCAGGGCTCACCGGCACGCTCATTTCCACCGCTTTGCAGGAACCCTGGGTGCTCATGTCATTTGCTGCTTTGTTCGTGCTACTTGCGCTTTCCATGTTCGGATTTTACGAGCTGCAGTTGCCCGCGTCGTTGCAAACTAGACTTTCCGGTGCGGCATTCAGAATCAAAGGAGGAAATCTGGTCGGGGCGTTCATCATGGGAGGGCTGTCCGCTGTCATAATCGGCCCTTGTGTTGCAGCGCCTCTCGCAGGTGCTTTGCTCTATATCAGCCAGACCCGGGATGTAGTCCTTGGCGGTTCAAGCCTATTTGTTATGGCATTGGGAATGGGAACGCCGCTTATCGCGGTGGGACTTTCTGCGGGGGCGCTTTTGCCCAAGGCCGGACCATGGATGAACACCGTAAAAAAATTTTTCGGCGTGTTGCTGCTGGGCGTCGCCATTTGGCTGGTCTCGTCGCTTATACCCGAGCGCGCACATCTGCTGCTATGGGCATCGTTGGTCATCCTCGGCGCAATCTATCTCGTAGCCGCGCTGCCAGCGAAATCCGCGCACGGCAGATACTGGAAAGGGGCTGGAATCATGGTCTTGACTGTGGCCGCGGTGTTTTTGATCGGAGCTTTTTCCAGCGGACGGGGAATTTTCGGGCCGCTGGCGCGGTTCACCGGTATCGCAACGCCTGTGCCGGCACTCAAATTCCAGCGCGTGGAAAATAACGCGGCACTAAACCAGGCGCTCTCCGAAGCCAAGGGACGATATGCGATGTTCGATTTTTATGCTGACTGGTGCGTCTCCTGCAAGGAAATGGAGTTGTTTACGTTCTCGGACCCGGCGGTACAAGCGCAGCTGAAAAAGGTCAAATTATTGCAGGCGGATGTCACCGCTAACAGCGCGGAGGACGCCGCTATGTTGAAACGCTTCGGCTTGTATGGGCCGCCCGGCATCCTGTTTTTCGATAAGCAGGGCAACGAACTCAAAACGCGTGTGATCGGGTACCAGAACCCCGAGACATTTCTGGCAACGCTTGATTCGGTGATGCGTTAGCGTGGGCAAGCGTGCCTACCTAATCGTTACGCTAGCGCTGCTGGCAATTGCTGCGGGTCTCTATGCCGGCCCTTGGGTTAATGCCCCGGCATGGTTGGTGCCGGCACAAACCAATAGCGCTTCACAAACGCTGTTTGGGTCAACCCTGCGCGACCTCAAGGGGAACGACCAACCGTTTGAACAATGGCGAGGCAAGGTCCTCGTTGTCAACTTTTGGGCCACGTGGTGCCCGCCATGCAAAAAGGAAATCCCGCAATTCATCAAGGTGCAAGAAAAATACCGAAGTCACGGCTTAGTTATTGTCGGTGTGGCGCTGGACAAAAAGGACGCGGTCAGCGCCTATGCGGCGGACATCGGGATCAACTATCCTCTGCTCATAGGCGGCTTCGGAGTCATGGACCTGACCCGGAAGGCGGGAAACAATGCCGGGGCGCTGCCCTTTACGCTGATCATCGACCGCACCGGCAAAATAGTCGCTACCCGTTACGGCGGGTTGACCCTGGATAAGCTCGAGCCCATAATCCGCCCCCTTCTCTAGAAGCCGCCCCTTTTTAACGTGCAGTTTGCGTTAACTTCGCCGATATTCGGCGAAAAGCTGGACTTTTGCTGCGATTTACCGCAAACTTCGACGGCTATGAAAAATATCCTGGTTTTGCACGGTCCTAACCTCAATCTACTTGGGACCCGTGAGCCAGAACAATATGGGCGGGATACGTTGGAAGAGATCAATTCTTTTCTGGCGGAACGCGCCAAACAGGCTGGCGCTAATCTTACCTGCTTTCAGAGCAACGCCGAAAATATCTTGGTTGACCGAATCCAGCGAGCAGGAACCGATCAGGTCGACTTTATCATTATCAATCCCGCAGCTTTTACGCACACAAGCGTGGCCATTCGCGACGCCCTCGCCGCGGTAAAAATACCGTTTATTGAAGTTCACCTATCCAATATCTTTGCCCGCGAAGCATTCCGCCACCATTCTTATTTTTCTGACCTGGCGGAAGGTGTCATCAGCGGACTGGGCGCCAAGGGCTATGAGCTGGCGCTGGAGTTTGCCTTGCAAACCTGAATACCTGAAGGCCCGGCTTTAACCAGCCGGCATGCATTTCAGGGTAACGTGCCAGAGGTTCAGTATGGACTTGAGAAAATTGAAAAAGCTCATAGACCTGGTGGAGGAATCGGGCATTGCTGAACTGGAAATCACCGAAGGCGAGGAAAAGGTCCGCATTAGCAGGACCGGTCAAAGCACGCAGGCTACGGTGACAACCGGCGCGCAAGCCGCAATATCTCAGAGCGTTACCAAGGAAACCGCTTCGGGAACCTTGGCACCCGCGGCGACCGGCCAAACGCCGCCGCCCGCAGAACCTGAAGGACACGTGGTAAAAGCTCCAATGGTTGGCACCTTTTATCGCTCAGCCGCACCCGGCGCTAAACCGTTTGTAGAAGTTGGGCAGACGGTAAACCAGGGCGATACGTTGTGCATCATCGAGGCGATGAAGCTGCTCAACGAGATCGAAGCCGACTGCGGCGGAATGGTTAAGGAAATTCTGGTCGAGAACGGCCAGCCTGTGGAGTACGGAGAGCCGCTGTTTGTCATTGGCTAAAAGCGGCGCCGCAGAGGCGCAAAGCAACTCACTCTGTCCAGGCCGACACCCGATATCGTTCTTAAAATGAATCGTAATGCTATTGGCATTTCTGCGACGAAAAGCAAAATCTCATAATGTTTGAAAAAATACTCATAGCCAACCGCGGGGAAATCGCTTTGCGCATTCAGCGTGCGTGTCGCGAGATGGGTATTAAGACCGTGGCCGTACATTCCGAGGCCGATGCCGAAGCGAAATATGTAAAGCTCGCGGATGAATCTGTATGCATCGGGCCCGCGCCGTCCGATCAAAGCTATCTTAATATTCCGGCGATCATCAGTGCAGCAGAAGTAACTGACGCCGAGGCGATACATCCGGGCTACGGCTTTCTTTCGGAAAACTCCGATTTTGCTGAGCGGGTGGAGAAAAGCGGCTTCGTGTTCATCGGTCCGCGCCCAGAAACTATACGTCTCATGGGAGATAAGGTAAGCGCTAAGGCGGCGATGAAGAAAGCCGGAGTGCCTTGTGTGCCGGGATCAGAAGGAAGTTTGCCGGAAGCACCGGAACAAGTCAGGAAAATCGCCAAGGACGTCGGTTATCCCGTGATTATCAAAGCCGCGGGAGGCGGTGGTGGCCGCGGCATGCGCGTAGTGCATACTGATGCCGCGCTGCTTAATGCGGTAGCCACGACCCGAGCCGAAGCACAACGGGCGTTCGGCAATCCCACCGTGTACATGGAAAAGTACCTGGAAAACCCCCGTCATATCGAAATCCAGGTGTTAGCCGACGAGCACCGCAACGCGATTTTTATGGGCGACCGCGACTGCTCAATGCAGCGCAGGTACCAGAAAATAATAGAGGAAGCACCCGCACCCAACCTGGCCCCGCGACTTCGCGACAAGATCGGCGAGCGCTGCGCCGAGGCATGCCGCAAGATCGGCTACCGCGGCGCCGGGACGTTTGAATTTCTGTTCGATGGGGGGCAGTTTTATTTTATCGAGATGAATACACGGTTGCAGGTCGAACACACCGTTACGGAAATGATTACGGGAGTAGATATCGTACAGGAACAAATCCGCGTCGCAGCCGGAGTGCGGCTTCGCCTCAGGCAGAAAGATGTTGTGATTCGCGGGCACGCTATCGAGTGCCGCATCAACGCGGAGGACCCGTACACCTTCGCACCTT
It encodes:
- a CDS encoding uroporphyrinogen-III C-methyltransferase, which encodes MTDNSQTDIPAAPAKSEKKLNLALLTSLAVAALLAWQWFDTRDQISKLQQESAKQLADTVGIIKDNRAIVKDNQDALREMQVKLGLLENKLVASQNQQVALQSLYQQLSRNSDEWAFAEVEQMLNIASQQLQLAGNVKSALAALQMADARLQRIDRPELIPLRKIINTDIELLKAVPNVDAVAISARLDHLIYSVDSMPLAMDIRPQAKPSAVGPETAQNAWLKFAREIWQDMKQMVRIQNTAEQEIPLLTPDQSFFLRQNLKLRLLSARVALLLHDETSFKSDIDAAQKWISRYFDKNSDATKAAMASLNQLQETSVSIEIPNISASLEAARSFTLHTEKAVQ
- a CDS encoding heme biosynthesis HemY N-terminal domain-containing protein yields the protein MKFLIWIVLIFALAVALTVTIGYGNGYVLLVYSTYRVELSLKLALLLLVGAFIIAYALIRLLAQTLRMPAHVREYRVRRRREKARGRFNESLRMFFEGRYAKAEKAAAAANEMGESPALTSLLAARSAHALKAFDKRDTYLDEAEKQAPEEKTARMMTQAELLVDEHRYQDALGVLAALNESGGTKHVAALRLELEAQQRVKNWDQVLNLVGQLEKRGFFDVGQAQQLRLYATQENLKRHANDIAELQECWRRIPASDKKLGGVAAAAARSFIALGACSIAQDIIERSLDSQWDSDLVYLYSECLGQDTLKQIERAETRLFDHPNDAHLLLTLGRLCAYQELWGKAQSYLEASIGVEPTVTAHRELAMLHEKIGQNEEAEAQYRKSLDLAVRQLRDISGGRRRTVL
- a CDS encoding CDP-6-deoxy-delta-3,4-glucoseen reductase, with amino-acid sequence MSFQVTIKPSNHVFAVEPDESVLEAALRQSFGLPYGCRNGACGSCKGRILEGEVDYGVYQDSALSAAEKRAGMALFCQAKPQTDLVIEAREINAVKDIQIRRLPCRVQKMERPADDVMVLYLKLPSNERLQFLAGQYIDILMKEGKRRSFSMANPPHDDECLQLHVRNIVGGAFTDYVFSKMKERDILRFEGPLGTFFLREDSDKPIIFVASGTGFAPIKSIIEHALYKKSHREMILYWGARKLTDLYMLHLPQQWQREHENFRFTPVLSETPSEDRWQGRSGLVHQAVMEDFGDLSAYQVYACGAPVMVEAARRDFTAMRNLTLEEFYSDSFTFSNDPKSS
- a CDS encoding SDR family oxidoreductase, with the protein product MRRLLIIGCGDVALRMVRKLPAGYRVYALSHSPQRYPILRGYRITPIPGNLDNPETLEMLGGLAQDVVHFAPPPSQGTQDTRTAHLLAGLAKGKILPHRLIYISTSGVYGDCDGEIVPETRPLRPHTLRAQRRLDAERRVREWGRRNRVCVSILRVPGIYASDRLPLERFKNGTPALLPEQDPYSNHIHADDLARIVIASLRFGKPGRAYNTSDDSELRMGDYFDLVADRFGLPRPARVSYGEICQNISETLLSFMSESRRLVNRRMKRELQVKLRYPMVIDGLAAAEHKSASKLAQPIWETRDTAR
- the cutA gene encoding divalent-cation tolerance protein CutA, translated to MTEDAILVLTNFPNRDAALELAHKLVEARLAACVNVMAECTSVYRWKGKIETAQEVPVFIKTLKAHFPRLEQMVRQSHPYELPELVAVPISDGLKAYLDWLAVETHSLTITG
- the dsbD gene encoding protein-disulfide reductase DsbD; its protein translation is MRLLLLLLMLVSAFARANEPELLQPEQAFRLSAQWVDANDIRVRYRIAEGYYLYRNRFKFEVEQNDFSLGKPQLPPGKVHQDPFFGRVETYRGDLIINLPVQQTGSNRILTLKAVAQGCADAGVCYTPLVQNVNLQLGAQYMSVPEGVNPLAALRTPQISASVPSQTITAIESPLGDESALAAKLLRGGSFWLIIASFFGFGLLLSLTPCVFPMIPILSGIIVGQKQRMTKRRGLALSAFYVLGVALTYAIAGVAAGLTGTLISTALQEPWVLMSFAALFVLLALSMFGFYELQLPASLQTRLSGAAFRIKGGNLVGAFIMGGLSAVIIGPCVAAPLAGALLYISQTRDVVLGGSSLFVMALGMGTPLIAVGLSAGALLPKAGPWMNTVKKFFGVLLLGVAIWLVSSLIPERAHLLLWASLVILGAIYLVAALPAKSAHGRYWKGAGIMVLTVAAVFLIGAFSSGRGIFGPLARFTGIATPVPALKFQRVENNAALNQALSEAKGRYAMFDFYADWCVSCKEMELFTFSDPAVQAQLKKVKLLQADVTANSAEDAAMLKRFGLYGPPGILFFDKQGNELKTRVIGYQNPETFLATLDSVMR
- a CDS encoding TlpA disulfide reductase family protein — protein: MGKRAYLIVTLALLAIAAGLYAGPWVNAPAWLVPAQTNSASQTLFGSTLRDLKGNDQPFEQWRGKVLVVNFWATWCPPCKKEIPQFIKVQEKYRSHGLVIVGVALDKKDAVSAYAADIGINYPLLIGGFGVMDLTRKAGNNAGALPFTLIIDRTGKIVATRYGGLTLDKLEPIIRPLL
- the aroQ gene encoding type II 3-dehydroquinate dehydratase, producing the protein MKNILVLHGPNLNLLGTREPEQYGRDTLEEINSFLAERAKQAGANLTCFQSNAENILVDRIQRAGTDQVDFIIINPAAFTHTSVAIRDALAAVKIPFIEVHLSNIFAREAFRHHSYFSDLAEGVISGLGAKGYELALEFALQT
- the accB gene encoding acetyl-CoA carboxylase biotin carboxyl carrier protein; its protein translation is MDLRKLKKLIDLVEESGIAELEITEGEEKVRISRTGQSTQATVTTGAQAAISQSVTKETASGTLAPAATGQTPPPAEPEGHVVKAPMVGTFYRSAAPGAKPFVEVGQTVNQGDTLCIIEAMKLLNEIEADCGGMVKEILVENGQPVEYGEPLFVIG
- the accC gene encoding acetyl-CoA carboxylase biotin carboxylase subunit, which encodes MFEKILIANRGEIALRIQRACREMGIKTVAVHSEADAEAKYVKLADESVCIGPAPSDQSYLNIPAIISAAEVTDAEAIHPGYGFLSENSDFAERVEKSGFVFIGPRPETIRLMGDKVSAKAAMKKAGVPCVPGSEGSLPEAPEQVRKIAKDVGYPVIIKAAGGGGGRGMRVVHTDAALLNAVATTRAEAQRAFGNPTVYMEKYLENPRHIEIQVLADEHRNAIFMGDRDCSMQRRYQKIIEEAPAPNLAPRLRDKIGERCAEACRKIGYRGAGTFEFLFDGGQFYFIEMNTRLQVEHTVTEMITGVDIVQEQIRVAAGVRLRLRQKDVVIRGHAIECRINAEDPYTFAPSPGRITSYHTPGGPGIRVDSHAYHNYFVPPNYDSLIGKLIAYGDTRQQAIARMRIALSEMVVEGIKTNIPLHQELMVDAAFLRGLTSIHYLEQKLASYNKEPMKLRL